From one Catenuloplanes nepalensis genomic stretch:
- a CDS encoding DUF6289 family protein: MLLRRVAIAAVLAATAFLAVPGTPAQARFCKIDHICYWDYYSDSTRTELVGGVNTLCDGTSISWGRRTGTFDFSETPC, from the coding sequence ATGCTGCTCCGCCGTGTCGCGATCGCCGCCGTCCTCGCCGCGACCGCGTTCCTCGCCGTGCCGGGCACTCCCGCGCAGGCCCGGTTCTGCAAGATCGACCACATCTGCTACTGGGACTACTACTCCGACTCGACGCGCACCGAGCTGGTCGGCGGCGTCAACACGCTCTGCGACGGCACGTCGATCTCGTGGGGGCGGCGCACCGGCACGTTCGACTTCTCCGAGACGCCCTGCTGA
- a CDS encoding SDR family oxidoreductase, with amino-acid sequence MKIVVIGGTGLIGSKVVARLAAEGHEAVAASPSSGVDSITGQGLDTALAGAEVVVDVTNAPAWGEEEVLHFFTTSTGNLLAAARKAGVRHHVAVSIVGADRLPGSGYLRAKVAQEELIKESGVPYTIVRATQFFEFIAGIAQNSTVGSEVRIPTAKFQPVAADDVAAVVAEVATSPAADGTMQVAGPEVFEFPEIVARALEGDPRTVVADPAVGYFGAALPDDGLIPAAGTARLGAVDYATWAARR; translated from the coding sequence ATGAAGATCGTAGTGATCGGCGGCACCGGACTGATCGGCTCGAAGGTCGTGGCGCGGCTGGCGGCCGAGGGGCACGAGGCGGTCGCGGCGTCGCCGAGCAGCGGCGTGGACAGCATCACCGGCCAGGGCCTGGACACCGCGCTGGCCGGCGCGGAGGTGGTGGTGGACGTGACGAACGCGCCGGCCTGGGGTGAGGAGGAGGTGCTGCATTTCTTCACCACGTCGACCGGGAACCTGCTGGCCGCCGCGCGGAAGGCGGGCGTGCGCCACCACGTGGCCGTGTCGATCGTCGGCGCGGACCGGCTGCCCGGCTCCGGCTACCTGCGGGCGAAGGTCGCGCAGGAGGAGTTGATCAAGGAGTCCGGCGTGCCGTACACGATCGTGCGGGCCACGCAGTTCTTCGAGTTCATCGCGGGGATCGCGCAGAACTCCACGGTCGGCTCCGAGGTGCGCATCCCGACGGCGAAGTTCCAGCCGGTCGCGGCGGACGACGTGGCGGCCGTGGTCGCGGAGGTCGCGACGAGCCCGGCCGCGGACGGGACGATGCAGGTGGCCGGCCCGGAGGTGTTCGAGTTCCCGGAGATCGTGGCGCGCGCGCTGGAGGGCGACCCGCGCACGGTGGTGGCGGACCCGGCCGTCGGCTACTTCGGCGCGGCGCTGCCGGACGACGGCCTGATCCCGGCGGCGGGCACGGCGCGGCTCGGCGCGGTCGACTACGCGACCTGGGCAGCCCGCCGCTGA
- the sigJ gene encoding RNA polymerase sigma factor SigJ, with protein sequence MPPDPLTAFLGTRDRLFGIGYRMLGSVAEAEDLVQETWMRWQRTDHRTVRDPAAYLVTTITRLAINEATSARARRETYPGPWLPEPVATGPDPALGAERAEALELAVLVLLERLGARERAAYVLREAFDYPYRRIAEILEVSEPNARQLVTRARAHLAEHRRAPADAATHRRLLDAFLAAARDGDVGRLEAVLTADAVYSADGGGVVSATLRPVSRRIPDFVAGIAGKLNAVAGVTWSVVTANGGPALLVTAPSGPLVLMTVEVTDDRIHRIHAVRNPSKLRAFA encoded by the coding sequence ATGCCGCCGGACCCGTTGACCGCGTTTCTCGGCACGCGCGACCGCCTGTTCGGCATCGGCTATCGCATGCTCGGCAGCGTGGCGGAGGCGGAGGACCTGGTCCAGGAGACCTGGATGCGCTGGCAGCGGACCGACCATCGGACGGTGCGGGATCCGGCCGCCTACCTGGTCACCACGATCACCCGCCTCGCGATCAACGAGGCCACCTCGGCCCGCGCGCGCCGCGAGACCTACCCCGGCCCGTGGCTGCCGGAGCCGGTCGCGACCGGCCCGGACCCCGCGCTCGGCGCCGAACGCGCGGAGGCCCTCGAACTCGCCGTGCTGGTGCTGCTGGAGCGGCTCGGCGCCCGGGAACGCGCGGCCTACGTGCTCCGCGAGGCGTTCGACTACCCGTACCGCCGGATCGCCGAGATCCTCGAGGTGTCCGAGCCGAACGCCCGCCAGCTCGTCACGCGCGCCCGCGCCCACCTGGCCGAGCACCGCCGTGCGCCCGCCGACGCGGCCACCCACCGTCGGCTGCTGGACGCGTTCCTGGCCGCGGCGCGCGACGGCGACGTGGGCCGCCTGGAGGCCGTGCTCACCGCGGACGCGGTCTACAGCGCGGACGGCGGCGGCGTGGTCAGTGCCACGCTCCGCCCGGTCAGCAGGCGGATCCCGGACTTCGTGGCGGGCATCGCCGGCAAGCTCAACGCGGTCGCCGGCGTCACCTGGTCGGTCGTCACCGCGAACGGCGGCCCGGCGCTGCTGGTCACCGCACCGTCCGGGCCGCTCGTGCTGATGACGGTCGAGGTCACGGACGACCGGATCCATCGGATTCACGCGGTGCGGAACCCTTCGAAGCTGCGGGCATTCGCGTGA
- a CDS encoding CPBP family intramembrane glutamic endopeptidase has protein sequence MIAESWTCDRWRVDVAVIASHAGTLDTRAPALPEEVLFRGYLVQTALGRLPLWGVTALSVLVFGVPHLLSMSGARSLAEKVLFLLLPIGFALLATAFRLRTGSVWPAVAVHGGFHVSWWVAGLWVTPRPETYGAYLAVVGGVLLAVGLAAAVWVVTRMPAASKGSAPRESDGSGRP, from the coding sequence GTGATCGCCGAATCATGGACGTGCGATAGGTGGCGCGTAGACGTCGCGGTCATCGCGTCGCACGCCGGAACCCTCGACACTCGCGCCCCGGCGCTCCCGGAGGAGGTCCTGTTCCGCGGCTATCTGGTGCAGACCGCGCTCGGCCGGCTGCCGCTGTGGGGCGTGACCGCGCTGTCCGTGCTGGTCTTCGGCGTGCCGCACCTGCTGTCCATGTCCGGCGCGCGGTCGCTCGCCGAGAAGGTGCTGTTCCTGCTGCTGCCGATCGGGTTCGCGCTGCTGGCGACCGCGTTCCGGCTGCGGACCGGGTCGGTCTGGCCGGCGGTGGCGGTGCACGGCGGTTTCCACGTGAGCTGGTGGGTGGCCGGGCTGTGGGTGACGCCGCGGCCGGAGACGTACGGCGCGTACCTCGCGGTGGTCGGCGGTGTGCTGCTGGCCGTGGGGCTGGCCGCGGCGGTGTGGGTGGTCACGCGAATGCCCGCAGCTTCGAAGGGTTCCGCACCGCGTGAATCCGATGGATCCGGTCGTCCGTGA